A region of Vigna radiata var. radiata cultivar VC1973A chromosome 6, Vradiata_ver6, whole genome shotgun sequence DNA encodes the following proteins:
- the LOC106763990 gene encoding histone-lysine N-methyltransferase setd3 — translation MEQEQQNLESFLTWAAQLGISDSSAPTNQPQYCLSSCLGSSLCVAHFPHSGGRGLGAVRDLKKGEIVLRVPKSALMTRESVMEDEKLCFVVSRHSCLSSAQVLIVCLLYEMGKGKTSRWHPYLMHLPHTYDILAMFGEFEKRALQVDEAVWVTEKAILKAKSEWKEALALMEDLMFRPQFLTLKAWLWAAATISSRTLHIPWDEAGCLCPVGDLFNYDAPGEESSDIEGLEHFPSNSSIHDPNLLNGGKNIMVDAEQFDSHSQRLTDGGFEEDVNAYCFYARAHYKKGDQVLLCYGTYTNLELLEHYGFLLQENPNDKVFIPLEPAIYFSTSWSMESLYIHHNGKPSFALLAALRLWATPQNKRKSVGHLVYSGSQLSADNEIFITKWLSKTCATVLKNLPTSIDEDTLLLNAMHSSQDFFTFMEITKPMSSRDEIYAFLDAHDMKGAHSFTGVILSRKARRSMERWKLAVQWRLKYKKVLSDCITYCNEILDSFIK, via the exons ATGGAGCAGGAACAACAAAACCTTGAAAGCTTCTTAACATGGGCAGCACAACTTGGAATATCAGACTCATCAGCACCCACCAATCAACCTCAATACTGTCTTTCCTCATGTTTGGGTTCTTCTTTATGTGTCGCTCATTTTCCTCACTCTGGCGG GAGAGGTTTGGGTGCTGTGAGAGACCTTAAGAAGGGGGAAATCGTTCTCAGAGTTCCAAAATCTGCTTTAATGACAAGAGAGAGTGTTATGGAAGATGAAAAGCTCTGTTTTGTTGTCAGTAGACACTCTTGTCTCTCCTCAGCTCAG GTATTGATCGTTTGCTTGTTGTATGAAATGGGTAAAGGGAAGACTTCAAGATGGCATCCTTACCTCATGCATTTGCCACACACATATGACATACTAGCGATGTTTGGTGAATTTGAGAAGCGTGCTCTGCAA GTGGATGAAGCTGTGTGGGTCACCGAAAAAGCTATACTGAAGGCCAAATCGGAGTGGAAAGAAGCTCTTGCTTTGATGGAAGATCTCATGTTTAGGCCCCAGTTTTTGACATTAAAGGCTTGGCTTTGGGCTGCTGCAACG ATATCTTCTCGAACATTGCATATACCATGGGATGAAGCCGGATGTTTATGTCCTGTGGGTGACTTGTTTAATTATGATGCACCTGGAGAGGAGTCATCTGACATTGAGGGTTTAGAACATTTTCCATCAAACTCTTCCATTCACGATCCAAACTTATTAAATGGAGGCAAGAATATAATGGTAGATGCAGAACAGTTTGATTCTCATTCTCAAAGATTAACTGATGGTGGGTTTGAGGAAGATGTTAATGCATATTGCTTCTATGCTAGAGCACATTACAAGAAAGGCGATCAG GTTCTATTATGCTATGGAACTTACACAAATTTGGAGCTTCTTGAACACTACGGCTTTCTCCTGCAAGAAAATCCAAATGACAAGGTTTTTATCCCTTTGGAACCAGCTATATATTTTTCCACTTCATGGTCTATGGAATCACTCTATATCCATCATAATGGGAAGCCTTCATTTGCACTACTTGCTGCATTGCGGTTGTGGGCAACCCCTCAAAACAAAAGGAAGTCTGTCGGACATCTTGTGTATTCTGGTTCCCAACTGTCAGCAGACAATGAAATTTTCATCACGAAATGGCTGTCCAAAACTTGTGCGACTGTGTTAAAGAATCTGCCGACATCTATTGATGAAGACACCTTGCTCTTGAATGCAATGCACAGTAGCCAAGATTTTTTCACTTTCATGGAGATCACAAAACCTATGTCTTCCAGGGATGAGATCTATGCCTTCTTAGATGCACATGATATGAAAGGTGCACATAGTTTCACTGGCGTAATATTATCTAGAAAAGCAAGAAGGTCCATGGAAAGGTGGAAATTAGCTGTCCAATGGAGACTGAAGTATAAGAAAGTCCTTTCTGATTGTATCACTTATTGCAATGAAATACTAGATTCTTTCATAAAATAA